In Nocardia sputorum, a single genomic region encodes these proteins:
- a CDS encoding SDR family NAD(P)-dependent oxidoreductase: MTAPVLLVLGAGPGVGLSVARLFAADGYTAVLACRLPEEAEPLTKELREQGFDAEGVGVDLRDPADVTRVVAGVGERHGRIDVLHFNPSVFREADPLRLSVPELIEDFTVGAAALLPAVQAARPFLSEGARVLVTGSAAADKPWHRAASLGVQKAAVRNLVTSLDATLAPEGIRAVAVQINGVLGEGAFTRDRVAAALHAAATRPAEEWTPHVAYDG, translated from the coding sequence ATGACCGCGCCCGTGCTTCTCGTGCTCGGCGCCGGGCCCGGTGTCGGGTTGTCGGTGGCCCGCCTGTTCGCCGCCGACGGTTACACCGCGGTGCTGGCCTGCCGGTTGCCCGAGGAGGCCGAGCCGTTGACGAAGGAATTGCGCGAGCAAGGCTTCGACGCCGAGGGCGTGGGGGTGGATCTGCGCGATCCCGCCGACGTGACCCGGGTGGTCGCCGGGGTGGGCGAACGCCACGGCCGGATCGACGTATTGCACTTCAACCCCAGCGTCTTCCGGGAAGCCGATCCGTTACGGCTCTCCGTGCCGGAGTTGATCGAGGACTTCACCGTCGGCGCGGCGGCGCTGCTGCCCGCCGTGCAAGCGGCGCGGCCCTTCCTGTCCGAGGGCGCCCGCGTGCTGGTCACCGGCAGCGCGGCCGCGGACAAGCCGTGGCATCGGGCCGCTTCGCTCGGCGTCCAGAAGGCGGCGGTGCGCAACTTGGTGACCAGCTTGGACGCCACCCTCGCGCCCGAGGGCATCCGGGCCGTCGCGGTGCAGATCAACGGAGTGCTCGGCGAGGGCGCGTTCACACGCGACCGTGTGGCGGCGGCGCTGCACGCCGCGGCCACCCGCCCCGCCGAAGAATGGACGCCGCACGTCGCGTACGACGGCTGA
- a CDS encoding class I SAM-dependent methyltransferase — translation MGTRVELTGVPETMLWTLYNRAAEAKRPDGILRDPDCVRIFDALDYDYERAFGAPDGTHAVRSLRFDQAVRPWLTAHPGGTVVELAAGLETQFQRCDDGRVRWLCVDVPEGITLRERFLPPSERCRHLPISALDTAWLDEVDAERGVFVTAQGLFMYFEPDEVRRLCATIFERLPGVELMFDIIPPWFSRKTMRGYAKTAHYTAPPMPWGVKRSHAARLLREWSPRVAEVTVSSFSPSRGPLAVSLPLFERLPALRDIPPGIVHARGAR, via the coding sequence ATGGGCACGCGCGTCGAATTGACCGGAGTCCCGGAGACCATGCTGTGGACGCTCTACAACCGGGCCGCGGAAGCGAAACGCCCGGACGGCATCCTGCGCGACCCGGACTGTGTCCGAATCTTCGACGCGCTCGACTACGACTACGAGCGGGCGTTCGGCGCTCCCGATGGCACGCACGCGGTGCGATCGCTGCGTTTCGACCAGGCGGTACGGCCCTGGCTCACAGCGCATCCGGGCGGTACCGTCGTCGAACTCGCCGCCGGATTGGAGACCCAGTTCCAACGGTGCGACGACGGGCGCGTGCGGTGGCTGTGCGTGGACGTGCCCGAGGGCATCACGCTGCGCGAACGGTTCCTGCCGCCGAGCGAGCGCTGCCGGCATCTGCCGATCAGCGCGCTCGACACGGCGTGGCTGGACGAGGTCGACGCCGAACGCGGTGTCTTCGTCACGGCCCAAGGCCTTTTCATGTACTTCGAGCCGGACGAGGTGCGGCGCCTGTGCGCCACGATCTTCGAGCGGCTACCCGGGGTGGAGCTGATGTTCGACATCATCCCGCCGTGGTTTTCCCGTAAGACGATGCGGGGCTACGCCAAGACAGCGCACTACACCGCGCCGCCGATGCCGTGGGGGGTCAAACGCAGCCACGCGGCACGGCTGCTGCGTGAATGGAGCCCCCGAGTGGCGGAGGTGACGGTGTCGTCCTTCAGCCCATCCCGGGGTCCGCTCGCGGTGAGCCTTCCCCTGTTCGAGCGCCTTCCGGCACTGCGCGACATCCCGCCCGGCATCGTCCACGCGCGTGGCGCCCGGTAG
- a CDS encoding amidase has translation MTADAHLPLPTRVHAFGDDALGDHDAVALATLVRDGAVAPHELAAAAVARAERVEELAAVAYSSYAEPLLPAERTGALYGVPSFVKDNTDVAGMPTNQGTAAFRARPARAHSGYTRQFLSTGLTVLGKSAMPEFGFNASSETPHLAPTRNPWHTGYSVGGSSGGAAALVAAGVVPIAHGNDGGGSIRIPAACAGLVGLKPTRGRHVVSGLARSLPVDIVSEGVLTRTVRDTAAYTAAVERYRRNPALPPIGRVDGPPGRRMRIALVLDNLAGPVPAGPTRDAVESVARTLEACGHSVEPVPLPFDATIESAFLHYWGLLAAAITTTGRFLDRRFDARRVDDLTAGLRAFFLHRALRAPLTLYRLRAAAATYEQALGPYDAVLLPTLGHTTPPLGHLSPTVPFDELLDRLRAYVCFTPINNITGTPAITVPAGLTDAGLPIGVQFAATRGNERTLLELAYLIESERPFPRVDR, from the coding sequence ATGACCGCCGACGCTCATCTTCCGCTACCCACGCGCGTCCACGCCTTCGGCGACGACGCGCTCGGTGATCACGACGCCGTCGCCTTGGCCACGCTGGTGCGCGACGGTGCGGTCGCGCCACACGAACTCGCCGCCGCCGCGGTGGCGCGCGCGGAGCGGGTCGAGGAGCTGGCGGCGGTCGCCTACTCCAGCTATGCCGAACCGCTGCTGCCCGCCGAACGGACCGGCGCCTTGTACGGCGTGCCCAGTTTCGTGAAGGACAACACCGACGTGGCGGGCATGCCGACGAATCAGGGCACGGCCGCGTTCCGCGCGCGGCCCGCTCGCGCGCACAGCGGCTACACCCGCCAGTTCCTCAGCACCGGTCTCACCGTCCTCGGCAAGAGCGCCATGCCGGAATTCGGTTTCAACGCCAGCAGCGAGACACCGCACCTCGCGCCCACCCGCAATCCGTGGCACACCGGGTATTCCGTGGGCGGTTCGTCGGGCGGGGCCGCCGCGCTGGTGGCGGCGGGTGTCGTCCCGATCGCGCACGGCAACGACGGCGGCGGATCGATCCGGATTCCGGCGGCGTGCGCCGGACTGGTCGGCTTGAAGCCGACGCGGGGACGGCACGTGGTGTCCGGGCTGGCGCGTTCGCTGCCGGTCGACATCGTCAGCGAAGGCGTGCTGACCAGGACGGTGCGCGACACGGCGGCGTATACCGCGGCGGTCGAACGCTATCGGCGCAATCCGGCGCTGCCGCCGATCGGCCGCGTCGACGGTCCACCGGGACGGCGCATGCGGATCGCCCTCGTGCTCGACAACCTCGCGGGGCCGGTGCCCGCCGGTCCGACCCGGGATGCCGTCGAAAGCGTCGCCCGCACGCTCGAGGCCTGCGGCCATTCGGTCGAGCCGGTGCCGTTGCCGTTCGACGCCACGATCGAAAGCGCCTTCCTGCACTATTGGGGGCTGCTCGCGGCCGCGATCACCACGACCGGACGGTTTCTCGACCGCCGGTTCGACGCGCGCCGCGTGGACGACCTCACCGCGGGCCTTCGTGCCTTCTTCCTGCACCGGGCCTTGCGCGCCCCGCTCACGCTCTACCGGCTACGCGCGGCGGCGGCCACCTATGAGCAGGCGCTCGGGCCCTACGACGCGGTGCTGCTGCCCACGCTCGGTCACACCACGCCGCCCCTCGGCCATCTCAGCCCGACCGTGCCGTTCGACGAACTCCTCGACCGGTTGCGCGCCTACGTCTGCTTCACACCGATCAACAACATCACCGGGACGCCGGCCATCACCGTTCCGGCGGGCCTGACCGACGCCGGGCTGCCCATCGGAGTGCAGTTCGCCGCCACCCGCGGCAACGAGCGCACCCTGCTGGAGCTGGCGTATCTGATCGAGTCCGAGCGGCCCTTCCCCCGCGTCGATCGCTGA
- the crcB gene encoding fluoride efflux transporter CrcB produces the protein MTVLLVLVGGAIGAPLRYLLDRAVQDRRDSLFPWGTFSVNLIGCLVLGALSGAGSALSSPLFAMLGTGFCGALTTYSTFGYETVRLAERGAYLFAAMNVVGSVVAGLIATVSTYAAVHALVG, from the coding sequence ATGACCGTGCTGCTGGTCCTCGTGGGCGGGGCGATCGGCGCGCCGCTGCGGTATCTGCTCGACCGCGCGGTGCAGGACCGCCGCGACAGTCTGTTTCCCTGGGGCACCTTCTCCGTCAACCTGATCGGCTGCCTGGTGCTCGGCGCGCTGAGCGGCGCCGGGTCGGCGCTGTCGTCGCCGCTGTTCGCCATGCTCGGTACCGGATTCTGTGGGGCGCTGACCACCTACAGCACCTTCGGTTACGAAACCGTGCGGCTGGCCGAACGCGGCGCCTACTTGTTCGCGGCGATGAACGTGGTCGGCAGTGTCGTCGCAGGGCTGATCGCCACCGTGTCGACCTATGCGGCGGTGCACGCCCTGGTCGGCTGA
- a CDS encoding SRPBCC family protein yields MHDSVTVRMAAPADEIWALVSDIENTGRFSPETFAAEWLGGATGPAVGVKFRGHVNRNGWGLKYATVCRIVACEPGREFAFTVLGPRGMPINTWRYVFEPVDGGTDVTESFQLHSNPVLRLYWLLAGWTRGKTNVEGMRETLNRIKAVVE; encoded by the coding sequence ATGCATGACAGCGTGACGGTCCGGATGGCCGCGCCCGCCGACGAGATCTGGGCACTGGTCAGTGACATCGAGAACACCGGGCGGTTCAGTCCCGAGACGTTCGCCGCGGAGTGGCTCGGCGGCGCCACCGGCCCGGCGGTCGGCGTGAAGTTCCGCGGTCACGTCAACCGCAACGGCTGGGGGCTGAAGTACGCGACGGTGTGCCGCATCGTCGCCTGCGAGCCGGGCCGGGAGTTCGCGTTCACCGTGCTCGGACCGCGGGGCATGCCGATCAACACCTGGCGCTATGTCTTCGAACCGGTCGACGGCGGCACCGACGTCACCGAATCGTTCCAGCTGCACAGCAACCCGGTGCTGCGGCTGTACTGGTTGCTGGCCGGGTGGACGCGCGGCAAGACCAACGTCGAGGGGATGCGCGAGACGCTGAACCGGATCAAGGCTGTCGTCGAATGA
- a CDS encoding cation diffusion facilitator family transporter — protein MGHEHGHAHGHGVSGEADRRWLTIALALIVGFMSVEVVIGVLANSLALLSDAAHMLTDAASIVLALIAIRLAARPANGKYTYGYKRAEILSAQANGVTLLVLAGWLTYEAVRRLLEPPEVTGGLVLATALAGVVVNIAATWAISKANRSSLNVEGAFQHVLNDLYGFIATAVAGLLVLTTGFARADAIATLIVVALMVKAGLGLVRESGRIFLEAAPAGVDPDALGRRLVDIDGVDEVHDLHVWQITSGDIALSAHVLVRAGADCHGLRQRIEHLLDHDYGITHTTLQVDHTHAVASSAAADRQRLLPMLEDHCDDAHGPVHRDRPSSAANAVAP, from the coding sequence ATGGGACACGAACACGGTCACGCGCACGGGCACGGGGTGTCCGGTGAGGCCGACCGCCGGTGGCTGACCATCGCGCTGGCCCTCATCGTCGGCTTCATGTCGGTCGAGGTCGTGATCGGCGTGCTGGCCAACTCGCTGGCACTGCTGTCGGACGCGGCGCACATGCTCACCGACGCCGCGTCCATTGTCCTGGCGCTCATCGCGATCCGCCTCGCGGCCCGGCCCGCGAACGGCAAGTACACCTACGGCTACAAGCGCGCCGAGATCCTCTCCGCGCAGGCCAACGGCGTCACGCTGCTCGTGCTCGCGGGCTGGCTCACCTACGAGGCCGTGCGCCGCCTGCTGGAGCCGCCGGAGGTCACCGGCGGCCTCGTGCTGGCCACCGCGCTGGCCGGTGTGGTGGTCAACATCGCGGCCACCTGGGCGATCAGCAAGGCCAACCGCTCCAGCCTGAACGTCGAGGGCGCGTTCCAGCACGTGCTCAACGATCTGTACGGATTCATCGCCACCGCCGTGGCCGGGCTCCTCGTGCTGACCACCGGTTTCGCCAGGGCGGACGCGATCGCCACGCTGATCGTCGTCGCGCTGATGGTCAAGGCGGGGCTGGGGCTGGTGCGCGAATCGGGCCGGATCTTCCTGGAGGCGGCGCCCGCGGGTGTCGATCCGGACGCGCTCGGGCGCAGGCTGGTGGACATCGATGGCGTCGACGAGGTGCACGACCTGCACGTCTGGCAGATCACCTCCGGTGACATCGCCCTGTCGGCGCATGTGCTGGTCCGCGCGGGGGCGGACTGCCACGGGCTGCGTCAGCGGATCGAACACCTGCTCGATCACGACTACGGCATCACCCACACCACTTTGCAGGTCGACCACACCCATGCCGTCGCCTCCTCGGCTGCGGCGGATAGGCAGCGCCTGCTGCCGATGCTGGAGGACCACTGCGACGACGCCCACGGCCCGGTGCACCGCGATCGCCCGTCGTCCGCCGCGAATGCCGTGGCGCCCTGA